The Quercus robur chromosome 7, dhQueRobu3.1, whole genome shotgun sequence genome has a segment encoding these proteins:
- the LOC126691330 gene encoding serine/threonine-protein phosphatase 7 long form homolog, which translates to MAAVPAQLPDEFGPEPTDDSVLRFIKTHRACAVWEGKDPGPLKCRGRNDEFRKRRRIVVDDRIVDIVKRVGLEGLYRTPGREIDHNLITAFVERWRPETHTFHLPHGETTITLQDVEVLFGIPIDGEAIVGTTDLTWKDECQSLLGIATNDTTLKGQRIQIKKLLEKIDEGLPDDATEVVVHQYARCYILALLADTIFADKSGDRVHTMWLQMLRNLRNPPQYSWGSACLAWLYRELCKATDRGASQIGGALLLVQYWAWVRFPFLCPRMDLPPDGAYGPPFAPSPLSIKTVWVVNTLNSPAEICLVRYRQLLDCMHPKQVVWQPYEAELAHLPAFCVAGRDVWTAKVPLVCFWLVEKHTPDRVVRQFGMVQEPPPYVDTDEALHAIDLRGKVEVNWRDRHDGHIRVWNTRARSLCLGARLEGDMSPAHPYFDWYDRVTWRFVDHTSTSLIIMVASHKKLLRLYTVGSLEYKHISAVLKTVERLHRITARLPLEDIDGANPEVPEDTGRPSTSSTRCQ; encoded by the exons ATGGCTGCTGTTCCTGCTCAGCTCCCTGATGAGTTTGGTCCTGAGCCCACTGACGATTCAGTGTTAAGGTTTATAAAAACACATCGAGCGTGCGCTGTTTGGGAAGGCAAG GATCCAGGGCCACTGAAATGCCGCGGTCGTAATGACGAGTTCCGAAAACGACGCCGGATAGTGGTGGATGATCGTATCGTCGACATTGTGAAGAGAGTTGGATTAGAGGGGCTGTATAGGACCCCAGGTAGAGAGATTGATCATAACCTGATCACGGCCTTCGTTGAGCGATGGCGGCCTGAAACCCACACCTTCCACCTGCCACATGGTGAGACAACGATCACATTACAAGATGTGGAGGTTCTTTTTGGGATTCCAATCGATGGTGAGGCAATTGTTGGAACAACTGACTTGACATGGAAAGATGAATGTCAGAGTCTGCTTGGAATTGCTACTAATGACACCACGCTTAAAGGACAAAGGATCCAAATAAAGAAGCTACTAGAAAAAATTGACGAAGGGTTGCCCGATGATGCAACAGAGGTGGTTGTGCATCAATATGCACGGTGTTATATCCTAGCACTCCTGGCAGACACAATTTTCGCCGACAAGTCTGGTGATAGGGTGCATACGATGTGGTTGCAGATGCTGAGGAACCTTCGGAATCCACCTCAGTACAGTTGGGGGAGCGCTTGCCTTGCATGGCTGTACAGAGAGTTATGCAAGGCAACCGACAGAGGTGCTAGTCAGATTGGTGGGGCCTTGTTGCTAGTTCAGTATTGGGCATGGGTCAGATTCCCTTTTTTGTGCCCAAGGATGGACCTCCCACCAGATGGTGCATATGGCCCACCATTTGCACCTTCTCCATTGTCTATTAA GACTGTGTGGGTTGTGAACACCTTGAATAGCCCCGCCGAAATCTGTCTGGTCCGGTACCGTCAGCTTTTAGATTGTATGCATCCAAAGCAG GTGGTGTGGCAACCATATGAAGCTGAATTAGCCCACCTGCCTGCGTTTTGTGTCGCCGGAAGGGATGTATGGACGGCAAAGGTACCGCTTGTATGTTTCTGGCTAGTAGAGAAACATACACCGGACCGTGTTGTTCGTCAGTTCGGGATGGTACAAGAACCCCCCCCATATGTTGATACTGACGAAGCCCTTCATGCCATAGACCTGAGGGGGAAGGTGGAGGTGAATTGGAGGGACAGACATGATGGCCATATCCGAGTATGGAATACTCGAGCACGATCTCTATGTCTTGGAGCACGACTAGAGGGTGATATGTCGCCTGCTCATCCATACTTCGATTGGTACGATAGGGTGACTTGGAGGTTCGTCGACCACACTTCGACTTCACTTATTATTATG GTTGCCAGTCACAAGAAGTTGTTGAGACTTTATACAGTAGGCAGTCTTGAGTACAAGCATATTTCAGCTGTACTTAAGACAGTGGAACGCCTTCACCGTATAACTGCTCGACTTCCGTTGGAAGATATCGATGGGGCAAATCCAGAAGTGCCAGAAGATACTGGACGACCAAGCACGAGCTCAACTC GTTGTCAGTAG
- the LOC126693278 gene encoding chromatin-remodeling ATPase INO80-like, with protein sequence MVLDEAQAIKSSNSIRWKTLLSFNCRNRLLLTGTPIQNNMAELWALLHFIMPTLFDSHEQFNEWFSKGIENHAEHGGTLNEHQLNRLHSILKPFMLRRVKTDVISELTRKTEVTVHCKLSSRQQAFYQAIKNKISLAELFEGNRGHLNEKKILNLMNIVIQLRKVCNHPELFERNEGRTYLHFGEIPNSLLPPPFGELEDVHYAGGHNPITYKVRS encoded by the exons ATGGTGTTAGATGAAGCCCAGGCAATCAAAAGTTCGAACAG TATAAGATGGAAGACACTGCTTAGCTTCAATTGTCGGAACCGATTGCTACTGACTGGTACACCTATCCAGAATAATATGGCAGAGCTGTGGgcccttttgcattttattatgCCAACCTTATTTGACAGCCATGAACAATTTAATGAGTGGTTTTCAAAAGG AATCGAGAACCATGCAGAGCACGGGGGTACTTTGAACGAGCACCAGCTTAACAGATTG CATTCAATTCTTAAGCCTTTTATGCTGCGAAGAGTTAAAACAGATGTAATTTCTGAGCTGACCAGGAAAACTGAGGTTACAGTGCATTGCAAGTTGAGTTCTCGCCAGCAAGCTTTTTATCAGGCTATTAAGAACAAGATATCTCTTGCCGAGTTGTTTGAGGGCAATCGTGGGCATCTTAATGAGaagaaaatactaaatttaATGAATATTGTCATTCAGCTGAGAAAG GTGTGTAATCATCCAGAGTTGTTTGAAAGGAATGAGGGAAGAACATACCTCCACTTTGGGGAGATCCCAAATTCTCTTCTGCCCCCTCCCTTTGGGGAGTTGGAGGACGTGCACTATGCAGGAGGTCACAATCCTATAACATACAAGGTACGTTCTTAA
- the LOC126691331 gene encoding uncharacterized protein LOC126691331 gives MHLHLLYVFGYRHDTLTDCISQVLGLHILGWLGRLPFPPPRCLLVLPPRPLSCGVFPNFDSIFVPRDKDVSNCEGSADLHHSPSIVEFDETSSQISCRDAQSSSELSIPKSPPALLKGSVTTLNVDVLEQTVLHVQNQLLTRLESMNPLQHESMTQGEIHHVVNPIHTMEFLVPMPIVMPKICKITLILVLQEKLQDL, from the exons ATGCATTTGCACTTGCTTTATGTGTTTGGCTATAGACATGACacat TGACAGATTGTATAAGTCAAGTTTTAGGACTTCATATTCTGGGTTGGTTGGGCCGGCTTCCTTTCCCTCCTCCTCGATGTTTATTAGTTCTTCCACCTCGGCCTCTCTCTTGTG GTGTTTTCCCTAATTTTGATTCCATATTTGTTCCTCGAGATAAAGATGTGTCTAATTGTGAAGGCTCTGCTGACCTGCATCATAGTCCTTCAATTGTTGAATTTGATGAGACGTCATCACAAATATCTTGTCGTGACGCTCAGTCTTCGAGTGAATTGTCAATCCCCAAGAGTCCTCCTGCTTTGCTAAAAGGTAGCGTAACAACTTTAAACGTGGATGTGCTTGAGCAGACAGTGTTGCATGTTCAAAATCAGCTTCTTACCCGTCTTGAATCAATGAATCCGCTTCAACACGAGTCCATGACACAG GGTGAAATTCATCATGTTGTAAATCCGATCCATACCATGGAGTTTTTGGTTCCGATGCCAATCGTTATGCCAAAGATTTGCAAGATCACATTGATTTTGGTACTTCAGGAAAAGTTGCAGGATTTATAG
- the LOC126690906 gene encoding GDSL esterase/lipase 4-like encodes MTPEKANPCVEEVTSITKLHNKALPKALKKLESELKGLKYSIADFYTFLSERIDNPSKYGFKEGKIACCGTGPYNGIYSCGGKRADGPKYELCRNISDYVFFDAPHPSEKAYQQFAELIWSGSPNVIRPHSLKELFDH; translated from the exons ATGACACCAGAAAAAGCCAATCCATGCGTGGAGGAAGTAACATCAATTACGAAACTACACAATAAAGCACTTCCTAAAGCCCTTAAGAAGCTAGAGAGTGAACTGAAAGGACTCAAATATTCAATAGCCGATTTCTACACTTTTCTTAGTGAAAGAATAGATAATCCTTCAAAATATG GTTTTAAAGAAGGGAAGATTGCATGCTGTGGAACTGGTCCATATAATGGAATTTATAGTTGCGGAGGAAAGAGAGCAGATGGCCCAAAGTACGAATTATGTAGGAACATTAGTGACTATGTGTTCTTTGATGCTCCTCATCCTTCCGAAAAAGCCTACCAGCAATTCGCAGAGCTGATTTGGAGTGGAAGTCCCAATGTCATACGACCTCATAGTCTCAAAGAGTTGTTTGATCACTGA